A genome region from Prionailurus bengalensis isolate Pbe53 chromosome B4, Fcat_Pben_1.1_paternal_pri, whole genome shotgun sequence includes the following:
- the LOC122473082 gene encoding olfactory receptor 6C1-like has product MRNHTEITEFILLGLSDDPQLQVVIFVSLLITYMLSITGNLTIITLTLLDSHLQTPMYFFLRNFSLLEVSFTTVSIPKFLGTMMTGDKTISFNDCIAQLFFYILLGVTEFYLLAAMSYDRYIAICKPLHYTTIMNHRVCILLVFSSWLTSFLIIFPALMLLLNLNYCRSNVIDHFTCDYFPLLQLSCSDTKFLEALGFSCAVFTLMFTLALIFLSYTYIIRTILRIPSASQRKKAFSTCSSHMIVISISYGSCIFMYINPSAKDTVSLSKAVAVLNTSVAPMLNPFIYSLRNQQVRQAFMDKARKIVFFSSK; this is encoded by the coding sequence ATGAGAAACCACACAGAAATAACAGAGTTTATCCTCCTGGGATTGTCAGATGACCCACAGCTTCAGGTGGTGATCTTTGTCTCTCTGCTCATCACCTACATGCTCAGCATCACTGGCAACCTGACCATTATCACCCTTACCCTGCTGGATTCCCACCTCCAGAcccccatgtatttcttcctcagAAACTTCTCCTTATTAGAGGTTTCATTCACAACTGTCAGCATACCCAAGTTCCTAGGCACCATGATGACTGGAGATAAAACCATTTCCTTTAATGACTGCATTGCTCAGCTATTTTTTTACATTCTCTTGGGAGTCACTGAATTTTACCTTCTGGCCGCCATGTCCTATGACCGTTACATTGCCATCTGCAAACCTCTGCATTACACGACCATCATGAATCACAGAGTCTGCATACTCCTTGTCTTCTCTTCGTGGCTAACGTCATTCTTAATCATATTCCCCGCACTCATGTTGCTCCTAAACCTTAATTACTGTAGGTCTAATGTTATTGACCATTTTACCTGTGATTATTTTCCCCTGCTGCAACTTTCCTGTTCAGACACAAAATTCTTAGAGGCGCTGGGGTTTTCCTGCGCTGTGTTCACTTTAATGTTCACTTTGGCCTTGATATTTCTGTCTTACACATATATCATCAGAACAATTTTAAGAATTCCTTCTGCTAGTCAGAGGAAAAAGGCCTTTTCCACATGTTCATCCCATATGATTGTCATCTCCATCTCCTATGGCAGCTGCATTTTCATGTACATTAATCCATCAGCAAAAGACACAGTGTCTCTGAGCAAGGCAGTTGCTGTGCTAAACACCTCAGTGGcccccatgctgaacccctttATTTACAGCCTAAGGAATCAGCAAGTCAGGCAAGCCTTCATGGACAAGGCAAGGAAGATAGTATTTTTCTCAAGCAAATGA
- the LOC122473083 gene encoding olfactory receptor 6C3-like, protein MRNHTVITEFVLLGISDDPKLQIIIFIFLFMAYVLSVTGNLTIIILTLTDFHLKTPMYYFLRNFSFLEITFTSVSIPRFLGTIITKVKTISYNDCLAQLFFFIFMGVSEFFLLTAMSFDRYVAICRPLHYTTIMNKKICTLLVFGSWLGGFLTIFPPLMLILQLDFCAANVIDHFSCDYFPILQLSCSDTWLLEMIGFYFAFVTLLFTLAFVILSYMCILSTILRIPSATQRKKAFSTCSSHLIVISISYGSCIFMYVKPSAKERASLTKGVAILNTSIAPMLNPFIYTLRNQQVKQAFQNLLHKVVFSRNK, encoded by the coding sequence atgAGAAACCATACAGTGATTACAGAATTTGTTCTCTTAGGCATCTCAGATGACCCAAAGCTTcagattataatttttatctttctgtttatgGCTTATGTATTAAGTGTCACCGGAAACCTAACCATCATCATCCTCACCTTAACAGACTTTCATCTCAAGACTCCTATGTATTACTTCCTGAGGAATTTCTCCTTCTTAGAAATTACATTCACCAGTGTGTCTATTCCCAGATTTTTGGGGACAATCATTACTAAAGTCAAGACCATTTCCTATAACGATTGTTTAGCTCagctatttttcttcatcttcatggGTGTGTCTGAGTTTTTTCTTCTCACTGCCATGTCTTTTGATCGCTACGTTGCCATCTGCAGGCCTCTTCACTACACCACCATCATGAACAAGAAAATCTGCACCCTGCTGGTCTTTGGGTCATGGCTGGGGGGATTCCTTACCATTTTCCCACCACTCATGCTCATCCTCCAGCTAGATTTCTGTGCTGCCAATGTAATCGATCATTTCTCCTGTGactatttccccattttacaacTCTCGTGCTCAGATACGTGGCTTTTAGAGATGATTGGcttttactttgcttttgttACTCTGCTCTTCACATTGGCATTCGTGATTCTTTCCTACATGTGCATTCTTAGCACCATTCTGAGAATCCCGTCTGCTACTCAGAGGAAAAAGGCTTTCTCCACATGTTCCTCTCACTTGATTGTCATTTCCATCTCTTATGGGAGCTGTATATTCATGTATGTCAAGCCTTCAGCAAAAGAAAGAGCATCACTGACCAAAGGGGTAGCTATTCTCAACACCTCAATTGCCCCTATGTTGAACCCTTTTATTTATACCCTGAGGAACCAGCAAGTAAAACAAGCTTTCCAAAACTTGCTTCATAAAGTAGTGTTTTctagaaacaaatga
- the LOC122473084 gene encoding olfactory receptor 6C1, with the protein MRNHTEITEFILLGLSDDPQLQVVIFVSLLITYMLSITGNLTIITLTLLDSHLQTPMYFFLRNFSLLEVSFTTVSIPKFLGTMMTGDKTISFNDCIAQLFFFILLGVTEFYLLAAMSYDRYIAICKPLHYTTIMNHRVCILLVFSSWLTSFLIIFPALMLLLNLNYCRSNVIDHFTCDYFPLLQLSCSDTKFLEALGFSCAVFTLMFTLALIFLSYTYIIRTILRIPSTSQRKKAFSTCSSHMIVISISYGSCIFMYINPSAKDTVSLSKAVAVLNTSVAPMLNPFIYSLRNQQVRRAFMDRARKIVFFSR; encoded by the coding sequence ATGAGAAACCACACAGAAATAACAGAGTTTATCCTCCTGGGATTGTCAGATGACCCACAGCTTCAGGTGGTGATCTTTGTCTCTCTGCTCATCACCTACATGCTCAGCATCACTGGCAACCTGACCATTATCACCCTTACCCTGCTGGATTCCCACCTCCAGAcccccatgtatttcttcctcagAAACTTCTCCTTATTAGAGGTTTCATTCACAACTGTCAGCATACCCAAGTTCCTAGGCACCATGATGACTGGAGATAAAACCATTTCCTTTAATGACTGCATTGCtcagctattttttttcattctcttgggaGTCACTGAATTTTACCTTCTGGCCGCCATGTCCTATGACCGTTACATTGCCATCTGCAAACCTCTGCATTACACGACCATCATGAATCACAGAGTCTGCATACTCCTTGTCTTCTCTTCGTGGCTAACGTCATTCTTAATCATATTCCCCGCACTCATGTTGCTCCTAAACCTTAATTACTGTAGGTCTAATGTTATTGACCATTTTACCTGTGATTATTTTCCCCTGCTGCAACTTTCCTGTTCAGACACAAAATTCTTAGAGGCGCTGGGGTTTTCCTGCGCTGTGTTCACTTTAATGTTCACTTTGGCCTTGATATTTCTGTCTTACACATACATCATCAGAACAATTTTAAGAATTCCTTCTACTAGTCAGAGGAAAAAGGCCTTTTCCACATGTTCATCCCATATGATTGTCATCTCCATCTCCTATGGCAGCTGCATTTTCATGTACATTAATCCATCAGCAAAAGACACAGTGTCTCTGAGCAAGGCAGTTGCTGTGCTAAACACCTCAGTGGcccccatgctgaacccctttATTTACAGCCTAAGGAATCAGCAAGTCAGGCGAGCCTTCATGGACAGGGCAAGGAAGATTGTGTTTTTCTCCAGATAA